In Ruania zhangjianzhongii, the following proteins share a genomic window:
- a CDS encoding class I SAM-dependent methyltransferase encodes MPRRQLAMVAVVATAVFGAVFLVWRGEGLAGAFLLVGLAAAILIQLDARKRLSDLAADLRRNRAELRTLAARTANQATELKELNLGVRRNTRVTRQAHDEVTAVADQVRAVGGQTRDVEALLTDEAERARKHRQSMRSRLRAMSRDSLTQNQALLQLHGQFAPNAPLPAVAGWAMEPTALVELVNLISRLRPQLVVECGSGTSTLWIAYALRRNGSGRVVALDHDAEYAAASNRVIAEHGLSDWAQVQHAPLAPTSTPRGDMPWYSADLTGLAGIELLIVDGPPQATGELARYPALPVLADRLAPGAHILFDDADRPGEVAALDTWREGHALDTVRDLAGRALLLRLRTD; translated from the coding sequence GTGCCCAGACGTCAGCTCGCGATGGTCGCCGTAGTGGCGACTGCGGTGTTCGGTGCGGTCTTCCTTGTGTGGCGCGGTGAGGGCCTTGCCGGGGCATTCCTGCTGGTCGGTCTCGCCGCAGCAATACTGATCCAGTTGGACGCCCGCAAGCGGCTCTCCGATCTGGCTGCCGATCTGCGCCGGAACCGGGCGGAGCTGCGGACCCTGGCCGCTCGGACGGCGAACCAGGCGACCGAGCTGAAGGAACTCAACCTCGGAGTGAGGCGGAACACGAGAGTCACCCGCCAGGCTCATGATGAGGTCACCGCGGTCGCCGACCAGGTTCGCGCCGTCGGCGGCCAAACGCGCGATGTCGAGGCCCTTCTTACCGACGAGGCGGAGCGGGCGCGCAAGCATCGCCAATCAATGCGCTCCAGGCTGCGGGCGATGAGCCGGGACTCGCTCACCCAGAACCAAGCGCTGCTGCAGTTGCACGGGCAGTTCGCCCCGAACGCGCCGCTCCCGGCAGTGGCGGGGTGGGCGATGGAACCCACGGCGTTGGTGGAGCTGGTCAACTTGATCTCCCGGCTCCGTCCGCAGCTGGTCGTCGAGTGTGGCTCCGGCACTTCCACGCTGTGGATCGCCTATGCGTTGCGCCGCAATGGCAGCGGCCGGGTGGTGGCCCTGGATCACGACGCCGAGTACGCCGCGGCTAGCAACCGCGTGATCGCCGAGCACGGCCTGAGCGACTGGGCCCAGGTGCAGCACGCACCGCTAGCACCGACCAGCACCCCGCGGGGCGATATGCCCTGGTACTCCGCCGACCTCACCGGGTTGGCGGGTATCGAGCTGCTCATCGTCGACGGGCCGCCGCAGGCCACCGGCGAGCTCGCCCGCTATCCTGCCCTCCCGGTCCTCGCCGACCGGCTGGCCCCCGGTGCGCACATCCTCTTCGACGACGCCGACCGTCCCGGTGAGGTCGCGGCCCTGGACACCTGGCGGGAGGGCCACGCGCTGGACACGGTGCGCGACCTCGCCGGCCGGGCACTGCTGCTGCGCCTGCGGACCGACTGA